In a genomic window of Virgibacillus sp. SK37:
- a CDS encoding thymidine kinase — MYVMKQSGWVEVICGSMFSGKSEELIRRVRRATYAKLSVRVFKPAIDDRYDDEAVVSHNGSSTVARPVKSSDEILEQLHAEVDIIGIDEVQFFDENIVEVVDELANKGICVIVAGLDTDFRGEPFGPMPKLMALSESVTKLNAICPICGSPASRTQRLINGKPASYDDPIILVGASESYEPRCRHHHEVPNKPSNKIVKGLFKQIK; from the coding sequence ATGTATGTAATGAAACAAAGTGGTTGGGTAGAAGTAATCTGCGGAAGCATGTTTTCTGGTAAATCTGAAGAGTTGATTCGTCGCGTTCGCAGAGCAACATATGCGAAGCTTTCTGTTCGCGTATTTAAACCAGCTATTGATGACAGATATGATGACGAGGCTGTTGTCTCACATAATGGTTCATCAACTGTCGCCAGACCTGTGAAAAGCTCAGATGAAATTTTGGAACAACTCCATGCTGAAGTAGATATTATCGGTATTGATGAGGTACAATTTTTTGATGAAAATATTGTAGAAGTAGTAGATGAACTTGCAAACAAGGGAATTTGTGTTATCGTCGCCGGCCTTGATACAGATTTTCGTGGAGAACCATTTGGACCAATGCCAAAATTGATGGCACTTAGCGAGTCAGTGACAAAACTGAATGCTATTTGTCCTATCTGCGGTTCGCCAGCAAGTCGGACACAACGGTTGATAAATGGAAAACCAGCTTCCTATGATGATCCGATTATTCTCGTTGGGGCCTCAGAATCTTATGAACCAAGATGTCGCCATCACCATGAAGTTCCCAATAAGCCCAGCAACAAGATTGTAAAGGGATTATTTAAACAGATTAAATAA
- a CDS encoding type B 50S ribosomal protein L31: MKKDIHPEYRKVVFLDTSSEFKFLSGSTKNSDETIEWEDGNTYPLIRVEISSDSHPFYTGKQKADKVGGRVDRFKKKYNMN, from the coding sequence ATGAAAAAGGATATTCATCCAGAGTACAGAAAAGTAGTTTTCCTTGATACAAGCTCAGAATTTAAATTCTTGAGTGGATCAACAAAAAACTCTGACGAAACAATTGAATGGGAAGACGGTAATACGTACCCTTTAATCCGTGTTGAAATCAGCTCAGATTCACACCCATTCTACACAGGTAAGCAAAAAGCTGATAAAGTCGGCGGCCGTGTAGACCGATTCAAGAAAAAATATAATATGAACTAA
- the rho gene encoding transcription termination factor Rho, whose amino-acid sequence MAALTISHLETLTLKEIYTLAREYKVSYYAKLTKRELIFSILKAQAEKDGFLFMDGILEIIPSEGFGFLRPINYSPSAEDIYISASQIRRFDLRNGDKVSGKVRPPKENERYYGLLHVDAVNGDDPETAKERVHFPALTPLYPDRLMKLENSTKNLSTRIIDLMTPVGFGQRGLIVAPPKAGKTMLLKEIANSISENHPDAKLIILLVDERPEEVTDIERSVHPDVDVVSSTFDEVPESHIKVSELVLERAMRLVEHKRDVIVLMDSITRLARAYNLAIPPSGRTLSGGIDPAAFHRPKRFFGAARNIEEGGSFTILATALVDTGSRMDDVIYEEFKGTGNMELHLDRNLAQRRIFPAIDILRSGTRKEELLVDKGQLDKMWAIRKTMQDSHDFLERFLRRLKASKNNEEFFQQMEEEMKRRGTKK is encoded by the coding sequence ATGGCAGCATTAACAATCTCTCATCTGGAAACTCTGACTTTAAAAGAGATTTACACATTAGCGAGAGAATACAAAGTTTCATATTATGCAAAATTAACAAAGAGAGAACTTATTTTTTCTATTTTAAAAGCACAGGCTGAAAAAGATGGTTTCTTATTTATGGATGGGATCCTGGAAATTATTCCATCAGAGGGATTTGGTTTTCTTCGCCCAATTAATTACTCTCCAAGTGCAGAAGATATCTATATATCTGCCTCACAGATACGCAGATTTGATTTAAGAAATGGTGATAAAGTATCTGGTAAAGTAAGACCTCCAAAGGAGAATGAACGCTATTATGGTCTATTGCATGTAGATGCCGTAAATGGCGATGATCCTGAGACTGCAAAGGAAAGAGTCCATTTTCCAGCACTAACTCCACTTTATCCAGATCGCCTAATGAAGCTTGAAAACTCTACAAAAAACTTATCAACCCGCATCATCGACTTAATGACACCGGTTGGTTTTGGTCAGCGTGGTCTGATTGTCGCTCCACCGAAAGCCGGTAAAACAATGTTGCTCAAGGAAATTGCCAATAGTATTTCTGAAAATCATCCAGATGCAAAATTAATTATTCTATTAGTTGATGAACGTCCGGAAGAGGTTACCGATATTGAGCGTTCTGTGCATCCTGATGTAGATGTAGTCAGTTCTACGTTTGATGAAGTACCTGAAAGTCATATTAAGGTTTCGGAGCTTGTACTGGAACGTGCGATGCGCTTGGTAGAGCATAAGCGGGACGTGATTGTACTGATGGACAGTATTACAAGACTTGCGCGTGCATACAACCTTGCTATTCCGCCAAGTGGACGGACACTCTCTGGAGGTATAGATCCAGCTGCTTTTCACCGTCCAAAACGATTCTTTGGAGCAGCCAGAAATATAGAAGAAGGCGGAAGCTTTACAATATTAGCTACTGCTTTGGTAGATACAGGCTCACGTATGGATGATGTCATTTATGAAGAATTTAAAGGTACAGGTAACATGGAATTGCATCTTGATCGAAACCTCGCTCAACGTCGCATATTCCCTGCCATTGATATTCTTCGTTCCGGCACTCGTAAGGAAGAATTACTTGTGGATAAAGGCCAACTTGATAAAATGTGGGCGATTCGTAAGACGATGCAGGATTCCCATGACTTCCTGGAACGCTTCCTAAGAAGGTTAAAAGCTTCAAAAAATAACGAAGAATTTTTTCAACAGATGGAAGAAGAAATGAAACGAAGAGGCACAAAGAAATAA
- the glpX gene encoding class II fructose-bisphosphatase: MERSLTMELVRVTEAAALKSARWMGRGKKEEADDAATSAMRDVFDTIPMQGTVVIGEGEMDEAPMLYIGERLGTGEGPGVDVAVDPLEGTNIVAQGTWNALSVIAIADEKTLLHAPDMYMQKIAVGPEAVGKIDINASIPENLQAVAKAKNKRVEDVVATLLNRPRHQKLIDEIRAAGARIKLIQDGDVAAAINTAFDDTGVDILFGTGGAPEGVISAVALKCLGGEIQGKLIPTNDEETERCNRMGIKDINKVFYMNDFCSGDDAIFAATGVTDGELLKGVQFKGFKATTQTVVMRAKSGTVRFIDGEHSLQKKPDLVIRP; this comes from the coding sequence ATGGAAAGAAGCTTAACAATGGAATTGGTACGCGTAACAGAGGCAGCAGCACTTAAATCAGCACGCTGGATGGGTAGAGGCAAAAAGGAAGAAGCTGATGATGCAGCAACCTCTGCAATGCGAGATGTGTTTGATACCATTCCAATGCAGGGCACTGTGGTTATCGGAGAAGGTGAAATGGACGAAGCACCAATGCTGTATATTGGCGAAAGGCTTGGTACAGGTGAAGGACCTGGCGTTGATGTCGCAGTAGATCCACTGGAAGGCACCAACATTGTTGCACAGGGAACATGGAATGCTTTATCGGTTATCGCAATTGCAGACGAAAAGACCTTACTTCATGCTCCTGATATGTATATGCAGAAGATTGCTGTTGGACCTGAAGCAGTAGGGAAGATAGATATTAATGCTTCTATTCCGGAAAATTTACAAGCAGTAGCAAAAGCAAAAAATAAACGTGTAGAAGACGTTGTAGCAACTCTATTAAATCGTCCGCGCCATCAAAAGCTCATAGATGAAATTCGTGCAGCTGGTGCCAGAATTAAATTAATTCAAGATGGAGATGTGGCTGCAGCAATCAACACAGCTTTTGATGATACGGGTGTAGATATTTTATTCGGAACAGGGGGAGCACCAGAAGGCGTGATCTCTGCTGTAGCTCTTAAATGTCTTGGTGGTGAAATACAAGGAAAATTAATACCCACGAACGATGAGGAGACAGAGCGTTGCAATAGGATGGGCATTAAAGATATAAATAAAGTATTTTATATGAATGATTTTTGCAGTGGTGATGATGCCATTTTTGCTGCCACAGGAGTAACAGATGGGGAATTGCTAAAAGGTGTACAATTTAAAGGCTTCAAGGCTACAACCCAAACTGTAGTTATGCGTGCTAAGAGTGGTACCGTCCGTTTTATTGACGGAGAGCATAGCCTACAGAAAAAACCAGACCTGGTAATAAGGCCATAG
- a CDS encoding UDP-N-acetylglucosamine 1-carboxyvinyltransferase: protein MQKMLIEGGHLLNGQVRISGAKNSAVALLPAAILADSEVTIEGLPEISDVYTLGDLLEEIGGTVNWDGQTVHIDPEKMVAMPLPNGKVKKLRASYYFMGAMLGKFNKAVIGLPGGCFLGPRPIDQHIKGFEALGAEVTNEQGAIYLRANELRGARIYLDVVSVGATINIMLAAVRAKGKTIIENAAKEPEIIDVATLLTNMGAKIKGVGTDVIRIEGVPSLHGCRHTIIPDRIEAGTYAIAAAAQGKEVIIDNVISQHLESLLAKLREMGVTVEENDEQLLIAPRNPLKSVDIKTLVYPGFPTDLQQPFTSLLTKAVNTGVVTDTIYSARLKHIDELRRMNAAIKVEGGSAIVSGPVQLEGARVKASDLRAGASLIVAGLMANGITEITGLEHIDRGYEKITEKLNSLGANIWREEMTEKEITQFQNM, encoded by the coding sequence ATGCAAAAAATGTTAATTGAAGGTGGCCATCTTTTAAATGGCCAGGTACGAATTAGTGGTGCGAAAAATAGTGCGGTAGCGTTACTTCCAGCAGCAATTTTAGCTGATTCTGAAGTCACAATTGAAGGACTTCCGGAAATTTCCGATGTATATACACTTGGAGATTTATTGGAGGAAATCGGGGGTACGGTGAATTGGGACGGGCAAACTGTCCATATTGATCCGGAGAAAATGGTAGCAATGCCATTACCGAATGGAAAAGTGAAGAAGCTTCGCGCCTCCTATTATTTTATGGGTGCAATGCTTGGAAAATTCAATAAAGCAGTAATCGGTTTGCCAGGCGGTTGTTTCTTAGGTCCACGTCCTATCGACCAACACATTAAAGGCTTTGAGGCGCTTGGTGCCGAAGTGACGAATGAGCAGGGGGCCATTTACCTAAGAGCTAATGAGCTACGTGGTGCTCGAATTTATTTAGACGTAGTAAGTGTTGGCGCAACAATTAATATTATGCTTGCTGCAGTCCGTGCAAAAGGTAAGACAATTATTGAAAATGCTGCAAAAGAGCCTGAGATTATTGACGTTGCTACTCTATTAACAAATATGGGAGCGAAAATTAAGGGTGTAGGTACGGATGTGATTCGTATTGAAGGCGTACCTTCTTTACATGGCTGCAGACATACGATTATTCCAGACAGAATTGAAGCAGGAACATATGCGATTGCAGCGGCTGCACAAGGAAAAGAAGTAATTATTGACAACGTTATCTCCCAGCATTTAGAATCCTTGCTCGCTAAGTTAAGAGAAATGGGCGTAACTGTTGAGGAAAATGATGAACAGCTACTAATTGCACCGAGAAACCCATTAAAGAGTGTTGATATTAAGACACTGGTCTATCCAGGTTTTCCAACAGATTTGCAGCAGCCCTTTACTTCATTATTAACGAAAGCAGTGAATACCGGTGTGGTTACAGACACGATTTACTCTGCACGGTTAAAGCACATTGACGAATTAAGGCGAATGAATGCAGCCATTAAAGTCGAAGGTGGCTCAGCAATAGTTTCTGGACCTGTTCAGCTTGAGGGTGCTCGTGTAAAAGCAAGTGACCTAAGAGCAGGCGCATCTTTAATTGTAGCTGGCTTAATGGCAAATGGAATCACTGAAATTACTGGTTTAGAACATATTGACAGAGGATATGAAAAAATAACAGAAAAATTAAATAGCCTCGGAGCCAATATATGGCGCGAAGAAATGACCGAAAAAGAAATAACACAATTTCAGAACATGTAA
- the fsa gene encoding fructose-6-phosphate aldolase yields the protein MKFFIDTANIEEIRTANELGVLSGVTTNPSLVSKEGVSFHDRLGEITEEVSGSVSAEVIAEDAEGMIKEGKELAAIAPNITVKVPMTLEGLKAVKAFSDLNIKTNVTLIFNANQALLAARAGATYVSPFLGRLDDIGHDGMNLIATIAEIFDRHAIDTEIIAASIRHPLHVIDAALNGAHIATIPFKVLEQLVKHPLTDQGIEKFLSDWNNQK from the coding sequence ATGAAATTTTTTATTGATACTGCAAATATTGAGGAAATTCGTACTGCAAATGAGCTAGGTGTATTATCAGGAGTTACTACTAATCCGAGTCTGGTATCTAAAGAGGGTGTATCTTTCCATGATCGTCTCGGTGAGATTACGGAAGAGGTCTCCGGATCTGTCAGTGCTGAAGTTATTGCTGAAGACGCAGAGGGAATGATTAAGGAAGGGAAAGAATTGGCGGCAATTGCCCCTAATATCACTGTAAAAGTTCCTATGACATTGGAAGGCTTAAAGGCTGTCAAAGCGTTTAGTGATTTAAATATTAAAACGAATGTTACATTGATTTTCAATGCCAACCAGGCTCTATTAGCAGCTCGTGCTGGAGCAACTTACGTATCTCCGTTCCTCGGTCGCTTGGATGATATTGGCCATGACGGAATGAATCTTATAGCAACAATCGCAGAAATCTTTGACAGACATGCTATAGATACGGAAATAATTGCTGCTTCCATAAGACATCCACTACACGTTATTGATGCTGCTCTTAATGGTGCACATATTGCCACTATCCCATTCAAGGTTTTAGAACAACTGGTGAAACATCCATTAACAGATCAGGGAATAGAAAAGTTTCTTTCGGACTGGAACAACCAAAAATAA
- a CDS encoding class II fructose-bisphosphate aldolase, which translates to MPLVSMKEMLEKGRKQGYAVGQFNLNNLEYAQAILQAAEEEKSPVILGVSEGAARYIGGFNVVVAMVKSLMEAYGTTVPVAIHLDHGSSFEKCAEAIHAGFTSVMIDASHDPLEENIATTSKVVELAHIHGVSVEAELGTVGGQEDDVIADGVIYADPKECLELVEKTGIDCLAPALGSVHGPYKGEPNLGFAEMEEISKTIELPLVLHGGTGIPTKDIQRAISYGTSKINVNTENQIAQAEAVRQVLNDKPDLYDPRKYLGPGTEAIKETVKGKMREFGSSQQA; encoded by the coding sequence ATGCCATTAGTATCAATGAAAGAAATGCTTGAAAAAGGAAGAAAGCAAGGTTATGCGGTAGGGCAGTTTAATTTAAATAATTTAGAATATGCACAAGCGATTCTCCAAGCAGCAGAAGAAGAGAAGTCTCCTGTCATCCTTGGTGTGTCAGAGGGTGCAGCAAGATATATTGGCGGTTTCAACGTTGTTGTCGCTATGGTTAAATCTCTAATGGAAGCTTACGGAACCACTGTACCTGTAGCAATTCATTTAGATCATGGCTCCAGCTTTGAAAAATGTGCAGAAGCGATTCATGCTGGCTTTACATCTGTAATGATTGATGCGTCACATGATCCACTGGAAGAAAATATTGCAACAACATCCAAAGTAGTAGAGCTTGCACATATTCACGGTGTTTCTGTAGAGGCAGAATTGGGCACAGTTGGCGGACAGGAAGATGATGTGATAGCTGATGGCGTCATTTATGCAGATCCCAAGGAGTGTTTGGAATTGGTTGAGAAGACAGGAATCGATTGTCTTGCTCCTGCACTCGGTTCCGTGCATGGCCCGTATAAAGGAGAGCCGAATTTAGGCTTTGCTGAAATGGAGGAAATCTCTAAAACAATCGAATTACCTCTTGTATTGCATGGTGGTACAGGCATTCCTACTAAAGATATTCAACGTGCTATTTCATACGGAACATCTAAAATAAATGTGAATACAGAAAACCAGATTGCGCAAGCTGAGGCAGTCCGTCAAGTATTAAATGATAAACCGGACTTATATGACCCACGTAAATATCTGGGCCCTGGTACAGAAGCTATCAAGGAAACAGTAAAAGGGAAAATGCGTGAATTCGGTTCATCACAACAGGCATAA